Below is a window of Culturomica massiliensis DNA.
ATCAACACATGTAACTGAGACAAACGCATTCTGAAAACTTCTTCATAAGAAGTTTCGTTTTGGATAGAAAGCTTGTATTTGTATTTCAACCTATCCCACAATCTTACCTTTTCCTGAGCCATCCTAATTATTTTAGCCTTCAAAATTAGCACAACAAATTGAAAACCGGAAATAATTTTCCACAATCGTATTTACTATTTTCAATTTCAAACAAGAAATTCCTTTCTGCCGGTCATTTCACAATAAAACAATTTAAAATTTACATTTTAAAATCTAAAATCAGACCAGCTTCACAGCCCTGCGACTTTCTAAACGGAAATCAGAAACCCAAAACCCAAAATCAGACACAACACTGTATATTAATTATTTACCGGCGTATATATATTTGTAGGATATTGAAATACTTTCAGATTAAAATGAGGAATAACCGCCAATACATGGTCAAAAATATCCGATTGTACCTTTTCATACGCCACCCACTCCTGCTTAAGTGAAAAACAATAAATCTCAACCGGAATACCGGTAGCCGTAGGCTGTAATTGCCGCACCATATGCGTCATATCGTTATTGATATCCGGATTGGCCTCCAGCCATAGTTCCATATATTGTCTGAATATGCCCAGATTCGTCAGTTTACGTTCGTCGAGCACCGTCCCTTTATCCTTATTCACCTGCTGCAATGTTGCAAGCATCTTCTCGATATACTCTTTCAAATAATCGGAAGTACGAAAAGTGTCGACTTCCTCTTTAGACAAAAAATGTACCGTACTGATATCTATACTGATATAACGTTCAATACGGCGCCCGTTCGATTCCTGCATTCCTCGCCAATTGATAAAAGACTGGGAAACCAATTGATAAGTCGGAATAGTCGATATCGTCATATCCCAGTTCTGTACTTTTACGGTATACAGATTGATTTCGAGCACTTCCCCGTTGGCATTGTTACTGGGCATCACGATCCAGTCCCCGATCCGGACCATTTTATTCGCTAACAATTGTACGCCTGCAACAAACCCCAGGATCGAGTCTTTGAATATCAACATCAATACTGCCGCAAAAGCACCTAACCCGACTATCAAATGCTCGGGCGACTTATTGACCATAATACTGATAACCACCACAGCAACGACAGAATAAACAAAAATCTTCAATACCTGGATAAATACGGTAATCGGACGATTTTTAGCTATGGGATAACTCTCGTATATCTTATTGATCGTATTCAGCAAAGTATTAAAAATAAGCATGGCGGCCACCACCATCCAGATATCGATCAACCGCCGCAATACATAGGTATATTCCCAGGTAACATAGTTCAAAAGAACATAGGCGGCAATCGGAGGTACAAGATAGGCCAGCTTACTGAAAGAACGTTGTTCGTAGATGATATTCTCCCATTTATTTTTGGTCTTTCCTGCTATTTTCCAGATCAGCCAGGCCAGACATTTATTGATTAAAAAATAAATAAGAATAGCTCCTGCGACAATGATCACAATCCGGATAACCAAATCGAACGTATCGGTAACAGGATGAAGTTCATGTATCATAATTTCGGGGTTTAGAGTCAATTACTGACTCTATTTTACGCCCCTTCCGGCGTAAAGTTGCACCCCGATATTATTTCGATCAAATGAAAAGATTCACGTTAGACTCCTCCGCCCGTTCCAAATAGGTCGCCACACCGCCAATCCGTACACCTTCCAACAATTCCTCTGCTTTTATCCCCATCACATCCATCGACATCTGACAGGCAATAAATTCAATGCCATTCTTTTGAGCCTGCTGTATCAGACTTTCCAGAGAGTCTATATTTTTCCGCCCCATAATATTCCGCATCATCCGCGATCCCAATCCTCCCATATTCATTTTAGAAAGCTTCAACTTCCGGCTGCCCGACGGCAACATCATACCGAACATCTTTCCCAAACTATCTTTTTTCACCGGGACATCGGGTTTTCGTTTAATCACATTCAATCCCCAGAACGTAAAAAACATAGTCACTTTACGGCCGGTTGCAGCCGCACCGTTCGCAATGACAAAAGAGGCCAGCGCCTTGTCCAGGCTATCACTGAAAACGACAATCGTTTTACCGTCTCCGCCAGATGGAGAAATTACCGGAGACTCTCCCCCTTTCTTCTCCAGCAAAGCCGTTATCACACCTTTGTCCTGTCTCAGTTCCACCAAGCGGTTTCCTGTCATCCGGGCCCAGGATTGCACATCTTTGGCAAAACCGGCATCCGTAGCGGTAATTTCCAATTGCTCTCCGGCAACCAATTGCTCCATGCTGCTCTTCAACCTCATAACCGGCCCCGGACATTGTAATCCGCAGGCATCCAACACCATTTTTCGTTCACCTTTTACATTTTCAGGAGATAAACTGTCTTTTTCTTCCGCTCCCTGTTCCGAAATCACATTGTTCTGTATCGCCGTTACCGCTTCATAAGTCTTCAAGCCACCTGTCAGATTATATACCTCATATCCCCGCTGCTTCAAAATCCGGGAAGCAATATATCCCCGTAAACCGACGGCACAAAACACCACGACCGGTTTATCAGCCGGAACTCCACCCAACCGTTCCCTTAACTCAGGTAAAGGAATATTGACAGCCCCTTCAATTGTATTTAGGGCACACTCTTCTTCGGAACACACATTAATCAGGGTGATCCGGCTTTTATCCATAGTCTGCAACTCCTTCCAGCCTATACTCTTTACAATACCCGACAATAAATTATCGGCAACAAACCCGATCATATTTACCGGATCCTTCGCCGAAGAAAAAGGAGGCGCATAAGCATGCTCCAGTTCGGCCAGATCGTATATCGTCCCGCCGGAACGAAGCACGGCTGCCATCATTTCCAAACGCTTGTCTGCTCCTTCATAACCGACGACCTGAGCCCCCAGCAAACGGCCGTTTTCGGGAGAAAAATTAATTTTCAGAGTCATCGGAATGGCCCCGGGATAATATCCGGCATGTGAACCGGCATGTACGATGGCTTCCTGAAAAGGTATTTCGAACCGACTGAGTAATTTTGCCGACAAACCGGTAGTCCCGACCGTCAGATCAAACACTTTTGCAATGGCTGTACCGATAGAACCTGTATATTTCCGATGATTACCGCTTACGACATTATCGGCACAGATACGTCCCTGTTTATTGGCCGGTCCTGCCAGAAAAGACAATCCGGAACGCCCGCTTACCGGATTCCGGAATTCAACAGCATCCCCGACAGCATATATATCCGGATGGGAAGTCTGTAGATATTCGTTCACCTGTATACCTCCCAACTCTCCGATTTTCAATCCGGCCTCCTTTGCCAATCTCACATCCGGACGCACCCCGATAGAAAGGATAACCAAATCAGCCGTCAAACTCTTCCCGCTTTTCAGAACGACCTCCAACCCTTCCTTCTCCCGGCGAAAAGCCGCTACAGCCTCCTGTAAAAGCAAACCGACCCCTTTCACCTTAAAATGCTGGTGTACAACCGCCGCTACTTCGAAATCAACAGGGGTCATCACCTGGTCGGCCATTTCAACAACAGTCACCTGTATACCCCGCCGGTGTAGATTTTCTGCCATTTCCAAACCGATAAAACCAGCTCCGACAACCACAGCCCGACGAACATTCCGGCTATCCGCCCACGATTTTATCCGGTCCGTATCCGCAACATTTCTCAACGTAAAAATACCTTCTTCGCCGATACCTTCCAAAGGAGGTCTTACAGGCTCCGCTCCGGGAGACAATATCAGTTTATCGTATGATTCCTCATACGTTTTACCCGAATTCAAATCCGAAACCGTTACCCTTTTGGCTTCTGCATCAATCCGTTTCACTTCCGACTTGACTCTCACTTCCACCCGGAAACGGGCATAAAAACTTTCCGGAGTCTGTACGAACAAACGTTCCCGCTCTTCGATAACCCCTCCGATATAATAAGGCAAACCGCAATTCGCATAAGAAATATACTCTCCTTTTTCAAACAATACGATTTCCGCTGTTTCATCCAGCCGTCTCAAACGGGCTGCGGCAGAAGCTCCACCGGCAACTCCACCGACAATAACATATTTCATAAACTATACCTGTCAATTATTAATATACTTTTCAACAATACCCTGTAATTCATTCAGCCGGACCACCCCGCTCTGCCGCCATAACATCTGCCCCTTCCTGAACAACATCAATGTCGGCACCGACTGTATCTGATACGTATAAACACTTTGCCGGTTAGCCGGAACATCCACATCCAGCTTGACGATTTTCACTTTATCTCCCAACCGGGCCTTCAAATCTTCCAGAACCGGATGCATCATTTTACACGGTCCGCACCAGGTAGCATAATAATCCACCAATACCGGAACTTCACTGCTGATTAATTCTTCAAATTTTTCCATAACTATCGATTTTTAAATTAATATTCAAACATACATTTATATATAAAGACATTAAAATACGGTGCCTATTACACCGGTTATATTCTATTCAGCCTCACATTTCATCATACAACGCATGACATTCGTCACCCGGTCGTCGGCCAGACGATAGAAAGCATTTCTGCCCTCCCGCCGGATTTGCAGAATACCTTTTGCATACATATCCGTCAGATGATGAGAAATCAATGCCTGACTGCATCCGGTTTGCTCACAAATATCCGATACGCTCAACTCCTCATTTCTGGACAACAAACAGATAATCGCCAATCGGTTCGGATGAGCAACAGCCTTCAACCCATAAGCGATCCGCTCCAACTCTTCTTTTGTAAAACAACGTGTTCCCATTTCTTTATTTCATTTTCGACACAAATATATAAACATATATTTATATATACAAGCTTTTCACGATAAATAATAAATAAAATCACCAAATCTACTGCAACTTACTCAATACCTACTTCATTGGTATTTGGAAACAAAAATAAAAACGGCTGCTTCAGGCAACCGTTTTTTAATTTTCGATTAGATTGAAAATAGCCGGGAATATCAATGACATCCTCCGCAACCGCAACTATCTTCGTGAGAATCGCATCCCCCTTCGGATCCGCAACCACTACAGCCACTACAACCGTGTGATTTCAGGGCTTCAAGCTCTTCTTCGGTAGCCTCCCTCACAGCCAACACTTCTCCTCTGAAATAAAGATCTTTGCCTGCCAACTGATGATTGAAATCGATCCGTACGTCCTCTTCACCGATGGAAACAATTTGTCCTTGTAAACGACGACCGATACTATCCATCATCGGCAAAGTATTACCTACAACCATATCTTCCGGCTCAACATCCTTAAAAATATCCTTCGGCAAATCCACCACCATATCCTCATTTACATCACCATAAGCATTCTCTGCGGGGATCTTGAAATCAAACTTATCTCCTACCTTTTTATCCAGCAGATTCATTTCAAAATACTCCAGTGTCTGCCCTTGTCCACAGATAAATTCCAGGGGGTTCTGGGCATCTGCAGCCTCCAGAAGCTCTCCGTCCGGCTCTGTTCTCAGCTCGTAGCTTACCGATACTACCTTATTCTTTGTTATCATTCTTACTGTTTTAAATTAATTTACTGCAAAAGTACGATAAAATAATGGAATAACCCTTTTCCGAAAGCACTCTTTCAAAAAAAACACCTGAATTCGTCCGCAATTTATAAAAAAATGGTACTTTCGCACTAATTTACATATTTCAGAAAATGCGTCATTACGATTATATTATAGCAGGAAGCGGATTAGCGGGCTTATACACGGCTTATCTGGCTGCTGCTTATGGGAAAGTTGCCTTGATTACCAAATGCGGTATCACGGAGAGTAACTCCTATTTTGCCCAAGGCGGTATTGCAGCGGTTACAGACGAAGACGACGCCCCGGCTCTGCATTTCGAAGATACGATTATTGCCGGCCGAGGCTTGTGCGATCATCCCTCCGTCAATATTCTGGTCAATGAGGGACCGCAACGGATACAGGACCTGATCAATGCCGGTATGCATTTCGATATGGAAGACGGGAGTCTGGCTTTGGGTCTGGAAGGCGGGCATCATAAAAAACGGATCTTACATGCAGGCGGAGATGCAACCGGCAGAATGGTCACCAGCTTTATGATCGGAAAGGTCATCAACAATCCGAACATCGATATTTACGAAAATCATTCGGTAATCGGATTGTTAAAAGACGGTGAATCCTGCTACGGGGTACGTTCCTGGAACCTGACGACAGAAAAAGAAGAATTGTTTTTATCAAAACATACCTTCCTGACTTTAGGAGGTACTTCAGCCATCTATAAACGTACAACCAACCCCCATACCACTATCGGCGACGGCTTAGCCTTGGCCTACAATGCGGGATGTGAAATTGCCGACATGGAATTTATTCAATTCCATCCTTCGGCTATCTCTACCGATTCGGAAGAGGCATTTCTTGTCAGCGAGGCTGTACGAGGCGAAGGTGCCCACCTCATTAACCAACAGGGGGAACGTTTTATGCCGGCCATACACGAACTGGCAGAACTGGCCCCGCGGGACATCGTTGCCCAATCCATTTACCGGCAATTGCAAATACACAAACAGGACTTTGTCTGGTTATCACTCAAACACCTGGACCCGGAAATGGTAAAACGCCGTTTCCCTAACATCTACGAAAAGTGTAAAGAACTCGGGATCGATATGTGCGACCGTATACCGGTTGCTCCGGCTGCTCATTATACGGTCGGGGGCGTACGGACCGATATCAACGGACAAACGAATATTAAAAACCTGTTCGTATGCGGGGAACTGGCTTCCTCCGGCATCATGGGTGCCAATCGACTGGCCTCCAATTCTCTGATCGAATGCCTTGTTTTCGGAAAACGGGCTGTGGAAAAGGCCCGCCAGGATGTTGTGGCCTCGAAAGTACCCGATTTCAGGACCGTATATCACTGCAACGATAATTTAGCAGAAAATTACATCCGGCTGAAAAGAGAAATTGCCATTATTATGACCGAACATGCCGGTATCATCCGCAATGAAACCCTGCTTCGGGAAGGATTGGACAAACTGGAAAAATTGAAACGGGAAATTCCGGAAGAACAAAACGAATATTACACCCTGACCAGTCAGAATCTTATTACGGTTGCGGAGTTGATTATCCGTTCTGCTATCTATCGGAAAGAAAGCCGTGGCGGACATTACCGGGAGGATTTTCCGCAAAGCGACGATTCTTATATCTGCCACATTGTCCAGCAAACCGGTAAAGAGATACGTACTCTTCCCGTAGAAACCCATTGTAAAGCCTGAATTATAACCTTAGAAATAATTACAATTATGGAATATAATAAACTGATTGATCGTCTGATCGACCTGGCTATAGAAGAAGATATCGCCAGCGGAGACGTCACAACAGAAGCAATTATACCGGCCCATTCACGTGCCGTTGCTGAAATGAAAATGAAAGCCGACGGCGTTATTTCCGGTTTGGAAATCATTCGTCGTGTATACGAACGGTTTGAAAAGGATATCGTATGGCAACCTCTGGTAAAAGACGGAGACACAGTACGCAAAGGAGACATTATTCTACGTATCGAAGCCAGTTACCGCTGCCTGCTGCTCGGAGAACGCCTTTCGCTCAACATACTGCAACGCATGAGCGGTATTGCCACTGAAACAGCCAAATATGTAAAAGAACTGGCCGGAACACATAC
It encodes the following:
- a CDS encoding FAD-dependent oxidoreductase, which translates into the protein MKYVIVGGVAGGASAAARLRRLDETAEIVLFEKGEYISYANCGLPYYIGGVIEERERLFVQTPESFYARFRVEVRVKSEVKRIDAEAKRVTVSDLNSGKTYEESYDKLILSPGAEPVRPPLEGIGEEGIFTLRNVADTDRIKSWADSRNVRRAVVVGAGFIGLEMAENLHRRGIQVTVVEMADQVMTPVDFEVAAVVHQHFKVKGVGLLLQEAVAAFRREKEGLEVVLKSGKSLTADLVILSIGVRPDVRLAKEAGLKIGELGGIQVNEYLQTSHPDIYAVGDAVEFRNPVSGRSGLSFLAGPANKQGRICADNVVSGNHRKYTGSIGTAIAKVFDLTVGTTGLSAKLLSRFEIPFQEAIVHAGSHAGYYPGAIPMTLKINFSPENGRLLGAQVVGYEGADKRLEMMAAVLRSGGTIYDLAELEHAYAPPFSSAKDPVNMIGFVADNLLSGIVKSIGWKELQTMDKSRITLINVCSEEECALNTIEGAVNIPLPELRERLGGVPADKPVVVFCAVGLRGYIASRILKQRGYEVYNLTGGLKTYEAVTAIQNNVISEQGAEEKDSLSPENVKGERKMVLDACGLQCPGPVMRLKSSMEQLVAGEQLEITATDAGFAKDVQSWARMTGNRLVELRQDKGVITALLEKKGGESPVISPSGGDGKTIVVFSDSLDKALASFVIANGAAATGRKVTMFFTFWGLNVIKRKPDVPVKKDSLGKMFGMMLPSGSRKLKLSKMNMGGLGSRMMRNIMGRKNIDSLESLIQQAQKNGIEFIACQMSMDVMGIKAEELLEGVRIGGVATYLERAEESNVNLFI
- a CDS encoding ArsR/SmtB family transcription factor — protein: MGTRCFTKEELERIAYGLKAVAHPNRLAIICLLSRNEELSVSDICEQTGCSQALISHHLTDMYAKGILQIRREGRNAFYRLADDRVTNVMRCMMKCEAE
- the trxA gene encoding thioredoxin, with amino-acid sequence MEKFEELISSEVPVLVDYYATWCGPCKMMHPVLEDLKARLGDKVKIVKLDVDVPANRQSVYTYQIQSVPTLMLFRKGQMLWRQSGVVRLNELQGIVEKYINN
- a CDS encoding FKBP-type peptidyl-prolyl cis-trans isomerase, with the protein product MITKNKVVSVSYELRTEPDGELLEAADAQNPLEFICGQGQTLEYFEMNLLDKKVGDKFDFKIPAENAYGDVNEDMVVDLPKDIFKDVEPEDMVVGNTLPMMDSIGRRLQGQIVSIGEEDVRIDFNHQLAGKDLYFRGEVLAVREATEEELEALKSHGCSGCSGCGSEGGCDSHEDSCGCGGCH
- a CDS encoding mechanosensitive ion channel family protein, which translates into the protein MIHELHPVTDTFDLVIRIVIIVAGAILIYFLINKCLAWLIWKIAGKTKNKWENIIYEQRSFSKLAYLVPPIAAYVLLNYVTWEYTYVLRRLIDIWMVVAAMLIFNTLLNTINKIYESYPIAKNRPITVFIQVLKIFVYSVVAVVVISIMVNKSPEHLIVGLGAFAAVLMLIFKDSILGFVAGVQLLANKMVRIGDWIVMPSNNANGEVLEINLYTVKVQNWDMTISTIPTYQLVSQSFINWRGMQESNGRRIERYISIDISTVHFLSKEEVDTFRTSDYLKEYIEKMLATLQQVNKDKGTVLDERKLTNLGIFRQYMELWLEANPDINNDMTHMVRQLQPTATGIPVEIYCFSLKQEWVAYEKVQSDIFDHVLAVIPHFNLKVFQYPTNIYTPVNN
- the nadB gene encoding L-aspartate oxidase, which encodes MRHYDYIIAGSGLAGLYTAYLAAAYGKVALITKCGITESNSYFAQGGIAAVTDEDDAPALHFEDTIIAGRGLCDHPSVNILVNEGPQRIQDLINAGMHFDMEDGSLALGLEGGHHKKRILHAGGDATGRMVTSFMIGKVINNPNIDIYENHSVIGLLKDGESCYGVRSWNLTTEKEELFLSKHTFLTLGGTSAIYKRTTNPHTTIGDGLALAYNAGCEIADMEFIQFHPSAISTDSEEAFLVSEAVRGEGAHLINQQGERFMPAIHELAELAPRDIVAQSIYRQLQIHKQDFVWLSLKHLDPEMVKRRFPNIYEKCKELGIDMCDRIPVAPAAHYTVGGVRTDINGQTNIKNLFVCGELASSGIMGANRLASNSLIECLVFGKRAVEKARQDVVASKVPDFRTVYHCNDNLAENYIRLKREIAIIMTEHAGIIRNETLLREGLDKLEKLKREIPEEQNEYYTLTSQNLITVAELIIRSAIYRKESRGGHYREDFPQSDDSYICHIVQQTGKEIRTLPVETHCKA